From Nocardioides daedukensis, the proteins below share one genomic window:
- a CDS encoding ABC transporter permease, translated as MWKVTWRNLLARKVRLALSGFAIVLGVAFVAGTLIFTDAMGGTFDDIIEGSTADVEIAYDGAGDFDSAQDNRTIPASVVAELEQLEGVESVHPMISLQSVFVLDTKGKVIGGNGPPGLAFNPTSARSMTGKPILTVDRGRMPDGPKQVALDVDTADKAGYEIGDTVTLVTGATPPKVEAELVGLVEFGAGGTNGATLSLLEATYMQDLFLDGKDAYNAISLNAEDGVSQRELADRAQAVLPEGVKAWTGDEYVEKNKASLDEIMGFLTTFLLVFAGVSLVVGIFLIINTFSILIAQRSRELALLRALGASRKQVNRSVIAEALAVGVVGSTFGLGLGYLLAMGLRELFATFGLDLGSAVFSISPSTIFWAYAVGLVVTAVAAVTPAIRASRIPPMAALRDDVAMPESTLRRRLVVGTVLVLAGAASMVFGFMGEGSLGLSLIGLGALLVLVGVSLMSAILGRPLLNLFGVIYRRLFGTVGNLAAQNTLRNPRRTAATASALMIGLALMSMMSIFGASASASTDEAIKETLTSQFVISNVVGQPFSPDIAAQVRKVDGVEGVTSMRTGYPEIGNGSAFVLGIDPKDMASAFNLEVIDGSVSDLGPGKVAVSENQAEKYGYRVGKSFPMTFQAGAQELEVAVIFAAGGVPGDFIVSPDTLEKGGQVPLDAMVFVNLADNADNDAVRKDIEAITDELPTVTVKDPEGFAEEQKAQINQFLYMIYGLLGLSVVIAILGVVNTLSLSVIERTREVGLLRAVGLGRRQLRTMIRLESVVVAVFGAVLGLVMGVIFGSTLVKALTDQGLTELSIPWGLLAGFVIGSAVLGVLAAVFPARRAARLDVLTAIATE; from the coding sequence ATGTGGAAGGTGACCTGGCGCAACCTGCTTGCCCGCAAGGTCCGGCTCGCGCTCTCCGGCTTCGCGATCGTCCTAGGCGTCGCGTTCGTGGCCGGGACGCTGATCTTCACCGACGCCATGGGCGGCACGTTCGACGACATCATCGAGGGCTCCACCGCGGACGTCGAGATCGCCTACGACGGGGCAGGGGACTTCGACTCCGCCCAGGACAACCGCACGATCCCGGCCTCCGTGGTCGCCGAGCTGGAGCAGCTCGAGGGCGTCGAGTCGGTGCACCCGATGATCTCGCTCCAGTCGGTCTTCGTGCTCGACACGAAGGGCAAGGTGATCGGTGGCAACGGCCCGCCCGGACTCGCCTTCAACCCCACCTCGGCCCGGTCGATGACCGGCAAGCCGATCCTCACCGTCGACCGGGGCCGGATGCCCGACGGACCGAAGCAGGTGGCGCTCGACGTCGACACCGCCGACAAGGCCGGCTACGAGATCGGTGACACCGTCACCCTGGTCACCGGCGCCACGCCCCCCAAGGTCGAGGCCGAGCTCGTGGGTCTGGTGGAGTTCGGCGCCGGCGGCACCAACGGCGCCACGCTCTCTCTGCTCGAGGCGACGTACATGCAGGACCTCTTCCTCGACGGCAAGGACGCCTACAACGCGATCTCGCTCAACGCCGAGGACGGGGTGAGCCAGCGCGAGCTGGCCGACCGGGCCCAGGCGGTGCTGCCCGAGGGCGTCAAGGCGTGGACCGGCGACGAGTACGTCGAGAAGAACAAGGCCAGCCTGGACGAGATCATGGGCTTCCTGACCACCTTCCTGCTGGTCTTCGCCGGGGTCTCCCTGGTCGTCGGGATCTTCCTGATCATCAACACCTTCTCGATCCTGATCGCGCAGCGCAGCCGTGAGCTCGCGCTGCTGAGGGCACTGGGCGCATCCCGCAAGCAGGTCAACCGCTCGGTGATCGCCGAGGCGCTCGCGGTCGGGGTGGTCGGCTCCACCTTCGGCCTGGGACTGGGCTATCTCCTCGCGATGGGGCTGCGCGAGCTCTTCGCGACGTTCGGGCTCGACCTCGGCTCGGCGGTCTTCTCGATCTCGCCGTCCACGATCTTCTGGGCCTACGCCGTGGGCCTGGTCGTCACCGCCGTCGCCGCGGTGACCCCGGCGATCCGGGCCTCGCGGATCCCGCCGATGGCCGCGTTGCGTGACGACGTGGCGATGCCGGAGTCGACCCTGCGCCGGCGCCTGGTGGTCGGCACCGTGCTGGTGCTGGCCGGCGCCGCCTCGATGGTCTTCGGGTTCATGGGCGAGGGCAGCCTCGGCCTCTCCCTGATCGGTCTCGGTGCACTGCTGGTCCTGGTCGGTGTCTCCCTGATGAGCGCGATCCTCGGGCGGCCGCTGCTCAACCTGTTCGGCGTCATCTATCGCCGGCTCTTCGGCACAGTGGGCAACCTCGCCGCACAGAACACGCTGCGCAACCCACGACGTACGGCGGCCACCGCCAGCGCGCTGATGATCGGGCTGGCCCTGATGTCGATGATGTCGATCTTCGGTGCGTCGGCCTCGGCCAGCACCGACGAGGCCATCAAGGAGACGCTGACCTCCCAGTTCGTGATCTCGAACGTCGTCGGCCAGCCGTTCTCGCCCGACATCGCCGCCCAGGTGCGCAAGGTCGACGGCGTCGAGGGCGTCACCTCGATGCGCACCGGTTATCCGGAGATCGGCAACGGGTCGGCGTTCGTGCTCGGGATCGATCCCAAGGACATGGCCAGCGCCTTCAACCTCGAGGTCATCGACGGGTCGGTCTCCGACCTGGGGCCCGGCAAGGTGGCCGTCAGCGAGAACCAGGCAGAGAAGTACGGCTATCGGGTCGGCAAGAGCTTCCCGATGACCTTCCAGGCCGGCGCCCAGGAGCTGGAGGTGGCGGTGATCTTCGCGGCCGGGGGAGTCCCGGGTGACTTCATCGTCTCCCCGGACACCCTGGAGAAGGGCGGCCAGGTCCCGCTTGACGCGATGGTCTTCGTGAACCTCGCCGACAATGCCGACAACGACGCGGTCCGCAAGGACATCGAGGCGATCACCGACGAGCTGCCCACGGTCACCGTGAAGGACCCGGAAGGTTTCGCCGAGGAGCAGAAGGCGCAGATCAACCAGTTCCTCTACATGATCTATGGTCTGCTCGGCCTCTCGGTGGTGATTGCCATCCTGGGCGTGGTCAACACGCTCAGCCTCTCCGTCATCGAGCGGACCCGCGAGGTCGGGCTGCTCCGGGCGGTCGGTCTCGGGCGACGCCAGCTGCGCACGATGATCCGGCTCGAATCGGTCGTCGTTGCCGTGTTCGGCGCGGTGCTCGGGCTGGTGATGGGTGTGATCTTCGGGTCCACCCTGGTCAAGGCGCTGACCGACCAGGGCCTCACCGAGCTGTCGATCCCGTGGGGACTGCTCGCCGGGTTCGTGATCGGCTCGGCCGTGCTCGGTGTGCTGGCCGCGGTCTTCCCGGCCCGGCGTGCGGCCCGATTGGACGTGCTGACGGCGATCGCGACCGAGTAG
- a CDS encoding GntR family transcriptional regulator: MTGSVGDRRTTTLKHVVVRDYLREFIADRPIGAPAPSERHLVSRFGVARMTVRQAIESLVAEGLLVRVRGKGTFVAEPRAHVGQLRGFTDEMGARGLEPGSRTLVARREKAGPGVARALGLTEGDAVLRWRRVRTADGVPIAVENTWLSEVLVPGFLETGLPESLYDALAQRGLRPTWAEDAISAELFGAEDAAVLDVPVGSAALRVSRRAVRDDKTLGVSRTLYRSDRYTLWAQFEDR; this comes from the coding sequence GTGACAGGATCCGTGGGGGATCGGCGTACAACGACGCTGAAGCACGTAGTCGTGCGCGACTACTTGCGCGAGTTCATCGCCGATCGTCCGATCGGTGCGCCCGCGCCGTCCGAGCGTCACCTGGTGTCCCGCTTCGGGGTGGCCCGAATGACGGTCCGCCAAGCGATCGAGTCGCTGGTCGCCGAGGGCCTGCTGGTGCGGGTGCGCGGCAAGGGAACGTTCGTGGCCGAGCCCCGGGCGCACGTGGGGCAGCTGCGCGGCTTCACCGATGAGATGGGAGCACGCGGCCTCGAGCCCGGTTCGCGCACGCTCGTGGCACGCCGCGAGAAGGCGGGCCCGGGCGTGGCCCGCGCGCTCGGGCTGACCGAGGGCGACGCGGTCCTGCGCTGGCGCAGGGTCCGCACCGCGGACGGCGTACCGATCGCGGTCGAGAACACCTGGCTCAGTGAGGTCCTGGTGCCCGGCTTCCTGGAGACGGGGCTGCCGGAGAGCCTGTACGACGCACTCGCGCAACGTGGTCTGCGACCGACCTGGGCCGAGGACGCGATCAGCGCCGAGCTCTTCGGTGCCGAGGACGCCGCCGTCCTCGACGTACCGGTCGGGTCGGCGGCGCTGCGGGTGAGTCGTCGCGCGGTCAGGGACGACAAGACCCTCGGCGTCTCGCGCACCCTGTATCGCTCGGACCGCTACACGCTCTGGGCGCAGTTCGAGGATCGCTGA
- a CDS encoding copper homeostasis protein CutC, with amino-acid sequence MSLLLEIAVHGPRDVFGAQEGGADRLLLTGAKGMSPDLTEASALLRESDLPVRVMLRLNDSWTTTGGEFTRLVGLAQEYVALGAEGVAFGFLDSDLEVDTGTCTALAEAITGIPWTFHEAVDACLDSRRAWRRLHGIPGLDAVLASGSPQGLSHGYEDLLAQAQASPESAALMLPGHGLLPEHVPWLARAGVRQVHVGRQVRPGASYKAYVDAGHVRSWRLLLDS; translated from the coding sequence ATGAGCCTGCTGCTCGAGATCGCGGTCCACGGCCCGCGCGACGTGTTCGGTGCCCAGGAGGGTGGCGCGGACCGGCTGCTGCTCACCGGCGCCAAAGGCATGTCGCCCGACCTGACCGAGGCCTCGGCGCTGCTGCGCGAGAGCGACCTGCCGGTGCGGGTGATGCTCCGGCTCAACGACTCCTGGACCACGACCGGTGGCGAGTTCACCCGACTGGTCGGGCTGGCCCAGGAATACGTCGCTCTGGGTGCGGAGGGGGTCGCGTTCGGCTTCCTCGACTCCGATCTCGAGGTCGACACCGGCACCTGCACGGCCCTGGCCGAGGCGATCACCGGAATCCCGTGGACGTTCCACGAGGCCGTCGATGCGTGCCTCGACTCGCGTCGGGCCTGGCGCCGGCTGCACGGCATCCCGGGGCTGGACGCCGTACTCGCCTCCGGTTCGCCGCAGGGTCTCTCGCACGGCTATGAGGACCTGCTCGCCCAGGCCCAGGCCTCGCCGGAGAGTGCCGCCCTGATGCTGCCCGGGCACGGACTGCTGCCCGAGCACGTGCCGTGGTTGGCGCGGGCGGGGGTGCGCCAGGTGCACGTCGGTCGGCAGGTGCGCCCGGGTGCGTCGTACAAGGCCTATGTCGACGCCGGGCACGTGCGCTCCTGGCGACTCCTCCTCGACTCCTGA
- a CDS encoding DNA repair helicase XPB, translated as MNGPLIVQSDKTLLLEIDHEDAAECRKAIAPFAELERSPEHVHTYRLTPLGLWNARAAGHDAEQVVDVLLKYSRYPVPHSLLVDVAETMSRFGRLRLEKHPVHGLVLASNDRPVLEEVLRAKKIKGMIGDRIDSDTVAVHGSERGNLKQALLKLGWPAEDYAGYVDGEAHPISLAEDGWELRPYQSEAAESFWHGGSGVVVLPCGAGKTIVGAAAMGHAQATTLILVTNTVSARQWKNELIKRTSLTEDEIGEYSGAMKEIRPVTIATYQVLTLKRKGAYPHLELLDARDWGLIVYDEVHLLPAPIFRMTADLQARRRLGLTATLVREDGREGDVFSLIGPKRYDAPWKDIESQGWIAPADCVEVRVTLPSSERLAYATAEPEERYRLAACTHHKIDVVRRLVAQHKGQPTLVIGQYIDQLDELAAALDAPVIKGETSVKERQRLFEEFRSGQLDLLVVSKVANFSIDLPSAEVAIQVSGSFGSRQEEAQRLGRLLRPKSEGKSAHFYTIVSRDTVDADFAQNRQRFLAEQGYAYRIIDEDDL; from the coding sequence GTGAATGGCCCGCTGATCGTCCAGTCCGACAAGACCCTCCTGCTCGAGATCGACCACGAGGATGCGGCCGAGTGCCGCAAGGCGATCGCGCCCTTTGCGGAGCTCGAGCGCTCCCCCGAGCACGTGCACACCTATCGGCTCACTCCGCTGGGCCTGTGGAACGCGCGCGCTGCCGGCCACGACGCCGAGCAGGTCGTCGACGTCCTGTTGAAGTACTCCCGCTATCCGGTGCCGCACTCGCTGCTGGTCGACGTCGCCGAGACGATGTCCCGGTTCGGGCGGCTGCGACTGGAGAAGCACCCCGTCCACGGACTCGTACTGGCCTCCAACGACCGTCCCGTGCTCGAGGAGGTGCTGCGCGCCAAGAAGATCAAGGGAATGATCGGCGACCGGATCGACTCCGACACCGTGGCCGTGCACGGCTCCGAGCGCGGCAACCTCAAGCAGGCGCTGCTCAAGCTGGGCTGGCCGGCCGAGGACTATGCGGGCTATGTCGACGGCGAGGCACACCCGATCTCCCTCGCCGAGGACGGCTGGGAGCTGCGTCCCTACCAGTCCGAGGCAGCCGAGTCCTTCTGGCACGGCGGCTCCGGGGTCGTCGTACTCCCCTGTGGCGCCGGCAAGACCATCGTCGGCGCCGCGGCCATGGGCCACGCCCAGGCCACCACCCTGATCCTGGTCACCAACACCGTCTCCGCGCGGCAGTGGAAGAACGAGCTGATCAAGCGGACCTCGCTGACCGAGGACGAGATCGGCGAGTACTCCGGCGCGATGAAGGAGATCCGACCGGTCACCATCGCGACGTACCAGGTGCTCACGCTGAAGCGGAAGGGCGCCTATCCGCACCTCGAGCTCCTCGACGCCCGCGACTGGGGCCTCATCGTCTATGACGAGGTGCACCTGCTGCCCGCGCCGATCTTCCGGATGACCGCCGACCTGCAGGCGCGGCGCCGGCTCGGCCTGACCGCGACGCTGGTGCGCGAGGACGGCCGCGAGGGCGACGTGTTCTCGCTGATCGGCCCCAAGCGCTATGACGCCCCGTGGAAGGACATCGAGTCGCAGGGCTGGATCGCGCCTGCCGACTGTGTCGAGGTGCGGGTGACCCTGCCATCCTCGGAGCGGCTGGCCTATGCCACCGCGGAGCCCGAGGAGCGCTATCGGTTGGCCGCGTGCACCCACCACAAGATCGACGTCGTACGCCGTCTGGTGGCGCAGCACAAGGGTCAGCCCACGCTGGTGATCGGGCAGTACATCGACCAGCTCGACGAGCTCGCCGCCGCGCTCGATGCACCGGTGATCAAGGGCGAGACCTCGGTGAAGGAGCGTCAGCGGCTCTTCGAGGAGTTCCGTTCGGGTCAGCTCGACCTGCTCGTGGTCTCCAAGGTCGCGAACTTCTCCATCGACCTGCCCTCTGCCGAGGTCGCGATCCAGGTCTCCGGGTCCTTCGGCTCACGGCAGGAGGAGGCGCAGCGTTTGGGTCGCCTGCTGCGCCCGAAGTCGGAGGGAAAGTCGGCGCACTTCTACACGATCGTCTCGCGCGACACGGTCGACGCGGACTTCGCGCAGAACCGGCAGCGGTTCCTTGCCGAGCAGGGCTACGCCTATCGGATCATCGACGAGGACGACCTCTGA
- a CDS encoding CGNR zinc finger domain-containing protein — MDVVGYAEAAAGLLNADLADADALIDFLEGREWLHRQIVDKDIPALRKFQTQLRPVFEAAENDDPQGTVNGLNALMERHPITPRIFEHAPGKLQLHVANKASTVSDLIISESLLGLANLVCDLGAARLGICSAAKCDRVYVDTSPNRSRRYCSDRCSSRANVAAYRARQRAAATG, encoded by the coding sequence ATGGACGTCGTTGGATATGCCGAGGCCGCAGCCGGTCTGCTGAACGCAGACCTGGCCGATGCCGATGCGCTGATCGACTTCCTCGAGGGCCGCGAGTGGCTGCACCGCCAGATCGTCGACAAGGACATCCCCGCGCTGCGAAAGTTTCAGACGCAGTTGCGGCCCGTCTTCGAGGCAGCCGAGAACGACGACCCGCAGGGGACGGTCAACGGGCTCAACGCGCTCATGGAGCGGCACCCGATCACGCCCCGGATCTTCGAGCACGCGCCGGGCAAGCTTCAGCTGCACGTGGCCAACAAGGCCTCGACCGTCTCCGACCTGATCATCTCCGAGTCGTTGCTCGGGCTGGCCAACCTGGTCTGCGACCTGGGCGCCGCGCGCCTGGGGATCTGCTCGGCCGCCAAGTGCGATCGCGTCTATGTGGACACCTCGCCCAACCGTTCGCGCCGCTACTGCTCGGACCGGTGCTCCTCGCGTGCCAACGTCGCCGCCTACCGGGCCCGGCAGCGGGCCGCGGCCACGGGCTGA
- a CDS encoding helicase C-terminal domain-containing protein, giving the protein MQLLHARPDLATPAPHDSSQLASRAATRASVLRALDRLTQAELSTLHALVGGAETPDPDSIALGRLMDLALVWESSSGPRLLSVVAELLAPAAATEEPAAMPELVTGERDEAMVSRAAAGAAFDVVRRVDLVLDTWGNHPPTVLRTGGLSVRDLRVTATLLHVDERTAGFLVELAASAGLLATASPGDLSESWMPTDAYDSWHRASAAERWTTLCRAWLGSARVSALIGAKDSAGRAFNALAPGLVDVHMIDTRRLALTQLATLEPGVVLASGTGVPSVVARATWLRPRRPATQARLVAWSIEEATLLGVMGLGGLSDFGRALVAGDDPTPLLDPLLPEPLDHILIQGDLTAIAPGPLESALAVKLQQLADVESRGGATVYRFSSSSVRRALDVGWSAHELHEFLSSVSRTEVPQPLTYLVDDTARTFGTLRVGYAEAFIRTDDAAELEALLRARGAASLGLRRIAPTVLISTTPIDILLPRLRDLGAAPVVEAQDGTVHVARPDVHRARTPKARAAGRDAAREMAQVTHAVSAIRAGDRARDARPEERVATTPADSLALLRQAIEAGGSVWISYLDSHGTATERVVDPVRIEGGQLTAYDHRSEDQRTFAIHRLNAVRALAS; this is encoded by the coding sequence GTGCAGCTCCTGCACGCCCGCCCGGACCTGGCCACGCCTGCTCCTCACGACTCATCCCAACTTGCCTCCCGGGCGGCGACGAGGGCCTCGGTGCTGCGCGCCCTCGACCGATTGACCCAGGCCGAGCTCTCGACACTTCATGCCCTCGTGGGTGGCGCTGAAACACCGGATCCCGATTCGATCGCGTTGGGCCGGTTGATGGACCTCGCCCTGGTGTGGGAGTCGTCGAGCGGACCGCGCCTGCTGAGCGTGGTCGCCGAACTGTTGGCGCCTGCTGCGGCCACCGAGGAGCCCGCAGCGATGCCCGAGCTGGTCACCGGCGAGCGCGACGAGGCGATGGTCTCGCGAGCGGCCGCAGGGGCAGCGTTCGACGTCGTACGCCGGGTGGACCTGGTCCTGGACACCTGGGGCAACCATCCGCCGACGGTCCTGCGCACCGGCGGGCTGTCCGTGCGCGACCTGCGCGTCACCGCGACCCTGCTCCATGTCGACGAGCGCACCGCCGGATTCCTGGTCGAGCTGGCCGCCTCGGCCGGGCTCCTGGCCACGGCCTCGCCCGGCGACCTGAGCGAGTCCTGGATGCCGACCGACGCCTATGACTCCTGGCACCGCGCCTCGGCGGCAGAGCGGTGGACCACCCTGTGCCGGGCATGGCTGGGCAGTGCCCGGGTCAGCGCCCTGATCGGCGCCAAGGACTCCGCCGGCCGGGCGTTCAACGCGCTCGCTCCCGGCCTGGTCGACGTGCACATGATCGACACCCGCAGGCTCGCGCTGACCCAGCTGGCCACACTGGAACCCGGCGTCGTCCTGGCCTCGGGCACCGGAGTGCCTTCCGTGGTCGCGCGCGCCACCTGGCTGCGCCCCCGCCGCCCCGCCACCCAGGCCCGCCTGGTCGCCTGGTCGATCGAGGAAGCCACCCTGCTCGGCGTGATGGGCCTCGGCGGGCTCTCCGACTTCGGCCGCGCCCTGGTCGCCGGCGACGACCCGACACCCCTGCTCGACCCGCTGCTGCCCGAACCCCTGGACCACATCCTGATCCAGGGCGACCTGACGGCGATCGCGCCAGGCCCGCTCGAGTCCGCGCTGGCGGTGAAGCTGCAACAGCTCGCCGACGTGGAGTCCCGCGGCGGGGCGACGGTCTACCGGTTCTCGTCCTCGTCGGTACGCCGTGCCCTCGACGTCGGGTGGTCGGCGCACGAGCTCCACGAGTTCCTCTCCTCGGTCTCCCGCACCGAGGTGCCCCAACCGCTGACCTATCTGGTCGATGACACGGCGCGCACCTTCGGAACGCTCAGGGTGGGCTATGCGGAGGCGTTCATCCGCACCGATGACGCCGCCGAGCTGGAAGCCCTGCTGCGTGCCCGCGGCGCTGCCTCCCTCGGGCTGCGCCGGATCGCCCCGACGGTCCTGATCAGCACCACCCCGATCGACATCCTCCTGCCCCGGCTGCGCGACCTCGGTGCGGCTCCGGTGGTGGAGGCCCAGGACGGCACCGTGCACGTCGCCCGTCCCGACGTGCACCGCGCCCGCACCCCGAAGGCCCGAGCGGCCGGGCGCGACGCGGCCCGGGAGATGGCCCAGGTGACGCATGCCGTCAGCGCGATCCGCGCCGGCGACCGGGCCCGCGACGCCCGGCCAGAGGAGCGGGTGGCCACCACCCCTGCGGACTCACTTGCCCTGCTCAGGCAGGCGATCGAGGCCGGCGGAAGCGTGTGGATCAGCTATCTCGACAGCCACGGGACGGCCACCGAGCGCGTCGTCGACCCGGTACGGATCGAGGGCGGCCAACTGACGGCGTACGACCATCGCAGTGAGGACCAGCGCACCTTCGCCATCCACCGGCTCAACGCGGTCCGGGCCCTGGCCAGCTGA
- a CDS encoding PP2C family protein-serine/threonine phosphatase, protein MVHLDCGAATDTGRVRSHNEDSYFASSPVFVVADGMGGHHGGEVASAIAVEEFGRLAHEGYDSANAPEVVVEALAESQRRIQDYGDENRGEGEAQWYAGTTVAAALLCEDEEGAKWLLANLGDSRIYKLHDGRLDQVSVDHSLVQELVDKGEIDSEAAAVHPERHVITRALGGPVLRAPDFFVLPLTSAERLVLCSDGVSGMIDDETIEAIVSSTKDPRDAAEELVRAAVAAGGEDNATAIVVDVVGLTETAAEVGARTEPVSLEEKLGALP, encoded by the coding sequence GTGGTTCACCTGGATTGCGGTGCGGCCACGGACACCGGTCGGGTCCGCTCGCACAATGAGGACTCCTATTTCGCCTCGTCACCGGTCTTCGTCGTCGCCGACGGGATGGGCGGACACCACGGCGGCGAGGTGGCCAGCGCGATCGCCGTGGAGGAGTTCGGGCGTCTCGCGCACGAGGGTTATGACAGCGCCAACGCGCCCGAGGTCGTCGTGGAGGCGCTGGCTGAGTCCCAGCGCCGGATCCAGGACTACGGTGACGAGAACCGAGGCGAGGGCGAGGCGCAGTGGTATGCGGGCACCACCGTCGCAGCTGCTCTGCTCTGCGAGGACGAGGAGGGAGCCAAGTGGCTCCTGGCCAACCTCGGTGACTCGCGGATCTACAAGCTGCACGACGGACGGCTCGACCAGGTCTCGGTGGATCACTCCCTCGTCCAGGAGCTCGTCGACAAGGGCGAGATCGACTCCGAGGCCGCGGCCGTCCACCCCGAGCGGCACGTGATCACCCGTGCCCTGGGCGGGCCCGTGCTGCGCGCCCCCGACTTCTTCGTGCTGCCGTTGACCTCCGCCGAGCGGCTCGTGCTGTGCTCGGACGGTGTCAGCGGCATGATCGACGACGAGACGATCGAGGCGATCGTCTCCTCCACCAAGGACCCCCGCGATGCCGCCGAGGAGCTGGTCCGAGCCGCGGTTGCCGCGGGTGGCGAGGACAACGCCACGGCGATCGTGGTCGATGTGGTGGGATTGACCGAGACCGCGGCCGAGGTCGGTGCGCGCACCGAACCTGTGAGCCTGGAAGAGAAATTGGGAGCACTCCCGTGA
- a CDS encoding FHA domain-containing protein — protein sequence MTELNQNAIRSYRPGGWYAIFGEHASVLLPESEKSRVAGLWELVDAGAGFDELLDALIATGLRTLPGFVLVSTAEDPTRIVLRGAARASVIREGGEVVEVDGGAAATWVERAFSDVTSLQLLLEDSEDGVDYGILGGLVRASRVDQPPYAEPVAEPVEDEAADVAGLAVVPGLADDSAEAEGEALSEEVAAEQQVDEDPVPAAADVDVADEQAADEHAADEEGAAEDIAADDVAVDTDDDVAGEAAADDVPPAEDDIEATVLDIPVVEDEAADAAPAEGPSGIQGDPLTDPIDEGAGQYDAPIWGQSVAPVASSIGGDAATGESPAAEAPAEAPAWGEQPAQAPAWGEQTGEQPAQNAEAPSNPFAPGGEHVEPPIWEPPAQDAPAAPAWGEQQAAPAAPAWGEQQQAAPAWGQAPAPAWGEQQSEAPAWGDSSDAGEAEHDGHTVAGSVDPDQFVRQHPGIPGQPQAPSVTAQPVARLTFSDGEVVDVDRAVLVGRAPEARRFTSTDQPRLVTVTSPNQEISSTHLEVRPGSGADHGSAIVTDMGSTNGTVLTQPGFSPEDLQPGIAVQLLPGAVIDLGDGVTIQVTNV from the coding sequence GTGACTGAGCTGAACCAGAACGCCATCCGTTCCTACCGCCCCGGTGGCTGGTATGCCATCTTCGGCGAGCACGCCAGTGTGCTGCTCCCCGAGAGCGAGAAGTCGAGGGTCGCCGGGCTCTGGGAGCTGGTCGACGCCGGTGCAGGCTTCGACGAGCTCCTCGACGCGCTGATCGCCACCGGGCTGCGGACGCTGCCCGGCTTCGTGCTGGTCAGCACCGCCGAGGACCCGACCCGCATCGTCCTGCGCGGCGCCGCGCGCGCCTCGGTGATCCGGGAGGGCGGTGAGGTCGTCGAGGTCGACGGCGGCGCTGCTGCCACCTGGGTCGAGCGTGCGTTCTCCGACGTGACGTCCCTGCAGCTCCTCCTGGAGGACTCCGAGGACGGAGTCGACTACGGGATCCTCGGTGGCCTGGTCCGTGCCTCGCGCGTCGACCAGCCGCCCTACGCGGAGCCGGTCGCCGAGCCGGTCGAGGACGAGGCAGCCGACGTTGCCGGTCTGGCCGTCGTGCCGGGCCTGGCCGACGACTCCGCAGAGGCCGAGGGGGAGGCGCTGTCGGAGGAGGTCGCTGCCGAGCAGCAGGTCGACGAGGACCCGGTCCCCGCCGCTGCTGACGTGGACGTTGCTGACGAGCAGGCCGCTGACGAGCACGCGGCTGACGAGGAAGGTGCCGCGGAAGACATCGCCGCTGACGACGTTGCCGTGGACACCGACGACGACGTTGCCGGCGAGGCCGCCGCAGACGACGTACCCCCTGCCGAGGACGACATCGAGGCAACAGTCCTCGACATTCCCGTCGTCGAGGACGAGGCCGCAGACGCCGCGCCCGCCGAGGGGCCGTCCGGCATCCAGGGTGACCCGCTCACCGACCCGATCGACGAGGGCGCCGGACAGTACGACGCCCCGATCTGGGGCCAGTCGGTGGCTCCCGTGGCTTCCTCGATCGGTGGTGACGCAGCCACCGGTGAGTCCCCGGCTGCGGAGGCTCCGGCGGAAGCACCTGCGTGGGGCGAGCAGCCGGCCCAGGCCCCAGCGTGGGGTGAGCAGACCGGTGAGCAACCGGCACAGAACGCCGAGGCGCCGAGCAACCCGTTCGCCCCCGGTGGCGAGCACGTCGAGCCCCCGATCTGGGAGCCGCCGGCCCAGGACGCCCCCGCGGCACCCGCCTGGGGTGAGCAGCAAGCGGCCCCCGCCGCGCCGGCGTGGGGTGAGCAGCAGCAGGCCGCTCCCGCGTGGGGACAGGCCCCGGCTCCGGCCTGGGGTGAGCAGCAGTCCGAGGCACCTGCCTGGGGCGACTCGTCGGATGCCGGCGAGGCCGAGCACGACGGGCACACCGTCGCCGGGTCGGTCGACCCCGACCAGTTCGTACGCCAGCACCCCGGCATTCCCGGCCAGCCGCAGGCCCCGAGCGTCACCGCCCAGCCAGTGGCCCGGCTGACCTTCTCCGACGGCGAGGTCGTCGACGTCGACCGTGCCGTCCTGGTCGGTCGCGCTCCCGAGGCACGACGCTTCACCTCGACCGACCAGCCTCGCCTGGTCACGGTGACCAGCCCGAACCAGGAGATCTCCTCCACGCACCTCGAGGTCCGTCCCGGCTCCGGCGCCGACCACGGCTCCGCGATCGTGACCGACATGGGGTCGACCAACGGCACCGTGCTGACCCAGCCCGGTTTCTCCCCGGAGGACCTCCAGCCCGGCATCGCCGTACAGCTGCTGCCCGGCGCCGTCATCGACCTGGGTGACGGGGTGACCATCCAGGTCACCAACGTCTGA